CCGCGGGCGGGTGGCGCAGGGCGGCAGCTGGATCATAATTTGGGCACCGAGCGGTATAAGAAACAGGGCAAAAGCTACGACGGCTACAACCGTAGGAGGCGCGGGAACAGGGGGTTTAGGATTACGGTCCGGGGTGACTGCTGGCCAACGGGAAGGACGAAGGGACTCGTGGCCGTGAGAGTGGGCGATTGCTCGATCGGTTCTCACCCCCCTCGTTGACCCCCCCCCAGGGCACCCTGGTGAGTAGACAAACTTTCCCCCGCGCGAGAAAAGTTCTTGCAATGCAGCAACCGGCCAGAGGAGCCATCGCGCAGCCCACCCACCTGCAGCCCAACGAGGGACCCACCTGCCAGGCCGGGAAAGGGATCCGGGAAGTGTAGCGGCGGCTCCGGGCCTCCTTTGTCCCGGGCTGGAGACACCTCGCCTCTTTCCAGCTCTTCTGCCCCGCTGCGGCGGCGGCAGGGGGGCTCCGTGCTGCTTCGCCCGGGGACCGGCAATTCCTGGGACGGGTAGAAGCCGTCCGGGGGCTCCCCGAAGCTCGGTAAGGCGGTGGTGAGAGCCACCATGGACGGGACGGCTTGGCCGAGGCTGGCGCAGAAGGAGTTGCTGAGGCGGCCGGCAAAGGAAGCCAGCGGGGCCAGCGGGGGCAGCCCGGTAGCGGCTTGCAGCGGTCCGTGGGGCAGCACCAGCGGCCGGTAGGGCATAAACATCGGGTAGCCGGTGTAGAGCAGCGGGCCGGAGCGCGGGGCGGGCGGCGAGTGGCCGATCAGAGAATCGATGGAGAAGGCGGCCCCTTGGCCGCTACTTGGCCTCTGCATGGCGGCGGCCCGGACCCTGCCGGCACTTACCGGCTTGGTTGACCCCCCGCCAGAGTCTCCAGAGTGACCCGGAGCTCCAGCCCCGGTGGAGGCACGGCGGCTCGCTTTCCGCCTCTGGTCGCTCGGCCGGAGCCCTTCGACGGAGCCGCCGCCGCGCCGTTCCTCTCGCTGCCGCCCTGGCGCTTGGCTGGCGCTGTCTGCCAAgagagggcgggcgggcgggcgaggagggaggaaatggcaggggagggggaaggggtgtCGCCCTGCCTCCGCGCTCATCCATCTTCCTCAAATTCCGCTTGAGTTCCCCCCTAGAGCCGCCCGCCCCGCGGCCGGGCCAGGGAACAGCGGCGGGTTCCCACTGGAGCGGTCAGAGGGCCCCTGGGAAGCACCGCCCCCTCCCGCCTCATCAGCCATTATGACTGGTGATTGATGATTGCCAATTACCGGCCGGGCGCACAAGGGGCCTTTTGTCGGGCTGGGCGGGACCAGCTGCCCCGCGGGCGGGCGGGGAGGAGCCCCACGGGACTCTCCCACCAATCGACTCCCGCGGGGTCGCCCTGTCCGCTCTTTCCTCTTCTCGTGGCAGGACGCACCGGGAGCGGATCGCGTCGCTAGCCGGTCCTTGGGTCGCTCGGACGTTGCTCGGCGATGTGCCAGTCCTGCCTTTGCCATCAGCCGCTCGGCTCGCTGTCCCGTCGCTCACGGGGGGAGTGGATGCCTCCTACCCCGTGGCTCTTGGCACGCCAATTCACCCGATTCCCCCCTGCCCCATCGTCCATGTTCTCCTGCTCCAGGGCATCCGAAGCACTGCCAGTCTACGTGCCACGGGTCTTACCCCGGGGGTTGGGCACATCCCACCAGAGCTACTGGCTAGCTACCCCGGCAGATTGGGGTGGGGAGAAAACGCCTTTGCTCCGTCCACCGGTCCATCTAGCAGAGCCGAAGTGGAGGGAGCCGCCCCTCGAGCCGCTCGTCCCTGTCTTTTCCTTTCCGAGGCAGGAACTGCCCAGGCCTCACCTGGTCCTTTGCCTACCTGTTGCGCCCAGACCTCTCTGAGGCTACCCATACGGGCGCTCAGAAGGGCGGTGGACGCCTCCCCACGGCTGCCTTTGCTCCAGGAAGAGGGGGCAGGAAGAGGGCAGGAGCAGGCTGCCTGGGGGACAGCCAGGTGGAAGGTCCGAGGCGGAGGATTCCTCGAGTGCTCAAAGAAACGGGCCCCCCCGCGCCTTTTCCGCCACTTGTTTCCCAGTCACGGCATCAAATGGACTCTGTCAGCCAAGGCGTTGGGCCTGCACAGGACCACCCGAGACCCTGGGACGATGGCAGGGACGCGATCCCTGTCCCGAGCAAGGCAAGGGGCCGCGCCCTCTCTGTCACGCCAGGACAACCCCCCTCTGATACGCCGCTGCCCTCCACCCCTCACTGGCTCAAAGCGCCTTCTGCAAACCGCATCCAGCTGTATCTTGCAGCGCCGCCTGGAGGGCAACCAGGGTCGGCTTGCCTGGGAATCTGCCCACCCATCAGGCTGCTTCCGGGCCCCTCTCCGGCGGCCTGGCCCGTCCGCCTTTCGCTCGTTCCGGGATCACGGAGGAGACATACAGCCACGCACCACTGAAGAAGTAGCCTCTTTATTACACACCCGGGCAATCTACAAAAAAACAGGGAGCTCTCCACACGCCAGAGAAAggctgagggaggggggagagaaaaagggggAGCGGACGGATGAGAAGGGGTTTCTCCGCGCCTGCGGATCAGGTTCTCCACCGGTTTGCTTTCACCTGCATTTCCAGCAACCCACGTCGGTTTGGGGATTCATAGTGGGGGCTCTGTCACTCTGGGGAACAAGTGCTCCGGCAGGGAAGCAGCCGGAATAGGCCAGGGGCTCGCAAGGAGGCTAGGCCGGGACGGGGCATCCAGGCGTCTGGAGCTTCTGCCTGGCTTGGTCTGCTCGGGCTCACTGGAGCCCTACTCGTAAAGCCGGCAGGGAGGCACCTTGAGTCTCTCCGCTCCCAGCTCCGATGAAACGAGGCGCGGCACCCGTGCGCATATACTCTCTTTTTGTCTTCTGGATCTCTGGCAGACCGCTGGATCTTTCTTCGGGCTCGCCTCGGAGAGGTTCCCGCCGGGAAGGCGATCCACCTTCATTGCCGCCTCCTTCCACCTGCGCCATCCGGATCGGTCGGAGTGCTCCAGGCCCATCGGGCTCTCGGTGGAAGCCAGGGCCCGCCATACCTGTCCGGCCTGGACTGAAGGGTGAAGGTGCGGGCGCTTCGCTCGGCTGGGATTCCAGGCAGCCTCCGACTACCACGCCCGGGGTGGGGGCTGAGAAGGGCTAGTAAAGGACGTCCTCGAAGCGAAGCAGCACGAACTGATGCAAGGCGGAGGGCAGCTGCAGGTGGGGCAGGGCCTGGAGGAGACGGCCTTCCAAGCAGCTACGAAGAGCACACCTGGCCAGGTGTTGCAGGCTGCGGGGTCCCTGGCCAAGGGCGAAGAGAGACCGGAAGAACCGCGGGTGCTGCTGCAAAGAGGGAAGCGGGGTTTTGTGAGAACCGGAAAGGCAaagaagtgaaatccagcaggttctgacaagttctggagaaccagtagcggaaattttgagtagttcggagaaccgccaaataccacctctgactggcccgggaatggggtgggagtagagattttgcagtatccttcccctgccacgcccaccaaaccacgcgcacagaaccggtagtaaaaaatttggatttcaccacgggAAAGGCAACCCTGGCAGGAGAAGCCCACCCAACCCGGGACCCCAAGACGCTCGGGCTCCCACGCAGACTCACGTGTACCAGCTCTTCTGGGACAGCGTGCTGCCAGGCCTCGGTGACGGGCACTCGCACGTAGCAGTTGAGCAGGGTCTCCACCGTCCGAGGGGAACCGCAGCAGTGGCGCAGCACCtgtggagaaggggaggaggaagaaaaaggggagCTGTTAGGGCTGTGCGCAGGCTGGCAGCCTCGGGCCCGAATCCCTTGGAAGGGTCCCCGCGTGAAGGTGGCGCTAAACGTTGGGGAAGGGCGCAGAAGTGGCCCAAGAAGAGGCGTGGGGGCCAGAATTGCGCgcctttcctttgctttcctgGGTTATCTACGAGCCCGCAAACCCCCACCACCTCCTTCGTGGCAGGCCGCTGCTTGTTCACCTCCGAATCTTTTTTAAGAATGAAGCAGAGCGACCTTGCTCCACAGGCTGTCCTGCTGGACCCTCCCCTTCGGAATCCTTCCCCTCTCTAACCCCCGGATCTCGCCCGAACCTCACACATTGAGTCAATGGAGCCTCGAACCCGGAGAGCCGAGTTGGCTTCCAAAAGTCAAGGGTGGGATGCACGGGGCGCCCACATTTCCTTTGGACTTTAAAACCATGCCTGTATATTCTGCCTCTCCACGAATCCCCCAGACAATTTCCTGCCCAGAGAGGAGAGGAACCCAAATCCCGAAGTTGGCACCTTCCGTGACTAAGATCCCGAAGGAACCCCCGGGCACTCTTTTAAGTTTGCACGTCTGGACGACCCTGCTACGATCAAATCTAGCCCAGGACTGCCATCTGTGAGAAATGATGCAGGGTCTGcttgggagaggggggggggagggttgggctagatgaccttccaactctgttcgtcTGTTCTGTTCACGGGCCTGGCCTCCTTTGCGCCAAACGGAGCCGGCCGCGGCCTTAAGCGCGGCAACGTCGTTGATCCTGGGGTTTCTTTGGCTCGCTCTCCCCGGGGACAGGCAACCACCAGCGTGGACTTCCCACGCCCCTTGCAGGCCGGCCGGTCCCAGACCCACTGCGTAGGGGGAGAGGGGAGTTGGAGACGCGCGCTTTCGTCCCCCGGAACAGTTTAGGGGAGGCGAGCAAGCCGCGGCTCCTGCTAGGTCGGCGCCTCCTCCTCCCGTGTGGCGACCGGGTGGATTCGCACCTTGAGCAGCGCCCCAGGCCAGACGCGGACGGCGCCGTGGTTGAGCAGTTGGCGCACCACCAACTCCGGCCGGTGGTCCAGGCGGTAGGCCGCCACCTGCAGGGCGTTGTGGAGTGCCGTATTGCCGCTGTAGCTCATGATGTTGACGTTGGCGCCGTGGGCCAGGAGCAGCGCCACCACGCGTGAGTTGGCATTCTTGCAGGCCTGGTGCAGCGGGCGCTGGCGGTCGCGGTCGGCGGCGTTCACCCGGGCGCCGGCTTCCACTAGCAGTCGGCACACTTCGTAGTAAGCGTCCGCCGCCTGGGCGGAGTGAGCCAGGGCGCAGGCGGCGATCAGCGGGGTTTCCCCCTCGGCGTTCTTGGCCTCCAGGGCTGCCCCGTAGCTCAGGAAGAGGCGCACGTGTTCCGCCAAGCCTTGCCGAGCCGCCACGTGCAGCGGAGTGTCCCCTTCCTCCTCGGACTCGCAATTCACCACCGCCCCGTGGCTCAACAGAAGGCGGGCGCACCTGGAAGGGGGGGAAACAGAGGAAAAGGAATGACGTTGGCGGGGCTTTCTTGCGAGCCCAAAACTGGCGGGAACCGCGACCCGATCCCTTCCCCGAGCGCAGGCTCCTGCTCTCGGGGAGGGTGGGTCCGGCATCTCAGGAGGAAAGGCGGACTtgaaggttggtgacccccgaAGCGTTTTGCCCGGGGCTCGTCGGAGCAGCTGGAAGAACAAGGCCTTCCCTGGAGAGGTgggggtgcttttccaaaaggagcAGCAGACGACACTCCCTTTCGGCCCCACAGTCTCCTAAAGGGCCTTTCCCCACTCCTGAGCCGAAGAGGCGCCATGCGCCCATCAGCCTTTTACGCAGTCCAAACTCTTCTTTTCCTATGAAACTACGTTCAAGGCCGAGCCTGTCTCGGAGCAGAGGCTGCAGGGGTCAGTGTGGGCGTGCCCTAGGGCTGCCCGCCACTGTCAACCGAGGGGGCAGAAGGCACTTCGGCGGCCAGCTGGGAAAGGCCAGAGCGAAACCATACTCAATTCCTACCCATTTCTACTCTCCGCCCCTGACCACCGGGAGCGAGGAAAGGCCGGCCAATtctccacagccaactcgccacggatcaacttgccatggccaattctgCGCGGGACAGCTCGCCACAGAACAACTCCCTGCGCGACAAGAGTTACACTGATAtccaagaaatggtggaataaaaGCATTAAAGACAGGATGCCAGAGGAGGGACGGAATGAAATGCGAAGGacacaaattaaattattttttttacttattttaaataattaaatgaattgttCAATTGTCCTGCAGCGATTTGTCTCATCATGGTTGTCCATGGTGGTTTGTCCCGCGgagagttggccgtggcgagttgttTCATCCAAGACGGCTGTTTCATCCAAGACGGCGGGCAGAAGACTCCGTGGACAGCTCCCACTCGCGGCCTCCAGCTATGCTTGGGCCAAAACACTTTCCGCGAACGCAGAATACGTTGTACTGCTTCGCAGGAGGCTGGCCGACATCCCGAGCGGATGCGCCTGCCCTTCCCTTTGGATGTGGTGGTTCCTCTATTCGGGAAAGGGAAAGTCAAGGAGTCCCACGCGCGGGGAGCCGCCTCAGCCCCACGCAGACAGGGCTGAACGGGTGGTGGAGaagcattcccccccccttgtGGATCCCCACAGCACAGAACTCGCGAGCCTCGCGGCTGGTTCCGACACCCGCGCTAGCGGCCTCTCCTTGCCGTTGGCCGCCTTTGCGCGTCTAGGGCTCTCAAGCGCCGGCGGGAGGGCCCCCATGCCCGACACCTGAAAGAAGCCGGATCCAAAGGAACGCTGCGGGATTTGGCCCGAGCCAGTGGGTCGGACTCTTGCTTTCACAGCCTTCCGGCTGCCCCGTTTTGCAACAattcaacaagccaaaaagggcGGAAACGTGGCATGGAAACCGGGCTCTGGGGACCTAACGGCCGGGTACTTTCAAACACCCCAAAGCTTCCCAAAACCCCCTGCCGCAGCCAGCTTGCTCAGGGCGAGCCCTCGGCTGTTACTCTGCGGGGCGTCGCCAGGCGGTGCTACTCACTCGCTCGAGCCGGGGTTCCGGCAGAGGTGGAGGGGCTGAAATCCGCCTTCGGAGACGGCCCCGGGGTCAGCGCCAAAAGAGAGCAGGAGCTGGACGCAGTCGGCAGTGGCCGCCCCGCAAGCCGCGTGCAGGGCGGTCTGTCCACCGGGCGCCAGATCCACTTCGGCTCCGCGCAGCAGCAAGTGGCGCAAGCAGTCCAGGTAGCCGCGGCTGGCCGTGATGTGCAGCGGCGTGGTGAGCTCCTGCTCGTAGGTCAGAGACCACAGCCCTGCGGAGAGAAGGCGGAGGGTCAGCCGGCTGAGCCATGTGCAGCCTCCGGAGGAGGGGGGACGGCCTTCCACGCCCCAGCTCCCTACCCCCGCAGAGGGAGAAGTGCCGGGAGTGGGACCCCAGCGTCCACAGCTGCCGGCCTCCCTTTCTCCGTTAAGCGGCCCCCTCCGCGCGCTCTCTCCCGACGCACTCAGCTGGCGAGCACTGGAGCGGTACTGCTGCCACTCGTGAGAGTCGCTGGTGTCGAAGACGGAATTGGGGCCCACGTTGCTCTCGGGGTCGCTCAGGCAGCAGAGAAGGGTGCAACCATCGCCCGCCAGCAGGGCCTGCCAGAAGGCCTGCGCCCCTCCCCGCGCCCTGCGCGTCGAGATGGGTTCCATGGCTGCGCCTCTTCTCCGGAGGGAGGCGGGCAATCTCCCCGAGGGCGGGCACTTTAATTCCTGGGACACCAGGCCTGGCGCGTGGGAAAAGGCAGTGCCTGggctggcaggagctggggagCGGCGTCCAAGTGAGCCAAGGGGAGCCGGCGCgcgcgggggcgggggcggggactTCCCTGCCCGATCGGCCGCAATCTCTCCGGTGTGCACAGTCTGGAAGGTCCCATAGCAATAAGCACATCACTTCAATTTATATTATATACCAGCCCCTCGTGCTAAGTCACCAGGTGAGTGATACCCAGCAGTTGTGTTCACACAACCCGGGAAGGCTcaggtggtgtgacttggtgtttTTTTGGCTGGGGAAGACAGAGGACCCCAAGCATTTTGTGGGCTGCCCTTCCTCTGTTTCTTCCCTTTATGTTATCAACCAAGAAAATGGATTAAGTGATTAATGAAGTTGAATAGGAAGGTTGGTTCTGTAATacatactgttgttgttgttgttgttgttgttattattatcttgTTATCATTatgatctcttttattcattaaacatgaagctcagtcaactgaacatttaaaaatgtgtcacaaatacccttgactggtgctaatggttgatttgggttgctgccagagtcctaggtatcaaccaagtatcttcttaaaatataagatgttccaagtagctcagttttttgcagttccgattgcaggaagctgcaatttcttgatgtggttttgtaaaattcttggacatggtaccaagtgccccgatgacagtgggtatcacggttacatgtttcatccatagccgtgtagtttcgatggccaggtcgcgatatttggTGATTTTCCCCccggttctttttcttcaaccatGACATTtcctggtacagcaatatcaataaactgtgCGGTTTGGCCCTCACAACCGTGATATttggcttattattattattattattattagtagtagtagtagtaatagtataaatcagtataaaatatattatgttaatagaaattattatattataaattatattattattattattataaattattatattattggaATAGAATATTCCAGTATtcgaggggctgctacaaagaggaggaggtcaattttccaaagcaccagaaggcaaaacaagaaatggatggaaactaaatgaggagagaagcaacctggaattaaggagaaacttcctaacagtgagaacaattaaccagtggaactgcttgccatcagaaattgtgggtgcttcgtcactggaggcttttaagaagagactggacagccacctgtctgaaatggtctaggctagggtctcctgcttgtgtcgGGGggctggacttgaagacctccaaggtttcttccagctctattctgacttgGATTCTTTCAACAGAATTTGGCCTCCCTTCACCCAAGAAGCTTAGCGTTGagctgcttttaaaaaataaacttaaagattTGTTGACAGTTTGCTTCAAAGAGTGCCCCCCACCTGCCCCTTGAGGTGGAGCAGATTTTGCCCCCAATGGAGAGGCCAGGGAGGGTGGAGCCCTGGCAACTGTTGGCTGAGATGGACAGCAGAGGGCCCACTCCCGCCAGACCCTCCCCTTCCTGGAAGCAGCCAGAGGGACAACCCCTGCAGTGGGGCAGCTCACTTCCAGCCTCTCCAGCTGGGCATCCTAGCAAGCCCTCCCCCAGGTGGAAGAGAGAAGCAGGTTGgtcccctgttttccccaaaataagacatccccagataataagcccaatcgggcttttgagcgcatggcaataaggccaagcgcttagttcagggttcaaaaaaaaatataagacagggtctgtgATAATTCGCTGCAGCCAACATGCTATGGCCAACTcattgcaggacaagagttatatTAATATCctaggtctgtagagattctcagatcctcaggtcatagttgtcccaaaggtgctttttccaggaggccactggactttcttgtttttctttctgaagacatttcacttctcatcctagaagcttctttaACTCTTTGACAGaatagctgtctgcaaggaatagcaatccttccattccctactgaCCTGTCAGAGctgtgagaagtgaaatgtcttccaaaagaaaaaaaaaaccaaaaagtccagcggcctcctggaaaaagcacctctgggttaATATTCAAGAAATAGTTGAATAGAATCATTCAAGAAAGGACACCAAAGGACGGaagagaatgaaatgtgaatagcaacaatccaattattattattatttcaattttattttgaagGATTCAATAGAAAAGTTCAAACTGTCCCATGGCGACTTGGCCGCAAAGAGTTGGGTGCAGGGGATGGAGGTGGGATTTACAGATTACAAAAtaacaagaattggaagggatcttgtaggtcatctagtccaacccccccagcccaggcaggagacccaacATCATTTTTGACAAGATGGCAGACAGATTTCAGTCGGGCCCCCTGGATACTCCATCCAGTTAGTAGCCAGTTCAGCATCGCGCCCTGCAGGGGGGCAGCACCAGCACCCCTGAGGTCTCCAAGCTACcctcttgctctttttttttttgtcacaacagtatacgcaaacattgacataaaaacaacaacacatcatataaacttatatataggctaaaatatgtataaaatataaaatataggctaaaatacgtctatatatataagcaaaagtattaatttgatataatgaaagggaacaataggacaggaacagtaggcacttttgtgttctcATGCACGCCCCTTCTTAGGAATCTTACCCCATTTCTGACTGGTCCAGCGCAGATCCTGACCCTCGGCGTGGATGAGCAGGTTGACTGCAGACCGTTGGGAGAAGTGTCGCTGCACCTCAGCCAGGTTCCCCGTGTAAAGGGCATTCTGCACCACAGGGTCCCGGCACTCCAAGGGATCCTCGTGCGCTCTCCTGCTCTGCAGGGTCCTGGCCATCTCAGAGCCCTCCCCCCTGCCAAGCCTTGGCTCCTCCCGCAGCTCCTGGAAGGCCTTCATGGAAGGGCTGGAGAAGGAGGGGCAGCGTGCCATGGCCCTCCTGGAGGAACGGCAGCCTCCAACAAGCAGTGGCTGAGTGAAGCTTCTCTTTGCTCCTGATGCAGCCCCTATAaatagctttttatttttttggcagccACAATTAGATCATCTGCCGGTGGGTCATAGCTTCCCAAAATATATTCCATTTGTGTGCCAAGTCTGGCCCTCTGGAAATCTGAGAGTGAGAGCAACGCgcccgtggaacagaagttgcccttcagaagttgtgggagcttcattgctggaggctttcaagaagagactgggctgccatctttcagaaatggtgtagagctaTGATGGCGATGTCACAGGTGATATgcagagccatatcagtggacacATGAActgagctgattttcgggccttctgggccactcagaagtagggaaacaggctgtttcctgcctccggagagcctggggggtggggaaagccatttttgccctccccaggctcctagaaaggctctggagcctgaggagagcaaaaaatggagcTACCGgacccaccatgccatcatgtaCCAAATGCAGGGGTGACGCACATagaatgcaggatacaagggaaaggggggggtcttaaaatgcctaacttaaaattgtattatgaagcagttgtcttatcattaattactgactggattaatttaactgaggaaagagttttgaatatagaaggttatggtttgttatatgggtggcatgcctatttattatatgataagaaagtagataaaatatttaaaaataatataattagaaatgcattattgagggtctggaggaaatatcaatataaattagatggaaagattccaatatgggcaatcctgagacacatgatagaaaatataaatatatatcaaaagatggaggtagttacctataaagaacttctttgtatggaaaagggggaattacaattaaaatccagagaaaagatgggggaagaagggaaaaattatacatggttccaatatggacaattacaagctagatggaaattagatcaaaaaataggtgttaagcaaactgaggataatttgttaaaacaaatgagagatcaaggccaacagcatattaagaggttgtataatgtattagtagaaatagactcagagactgaattggttaaggattgtatgattaagtgggcacaaaattttcagcaaccaataatgttggaaacttgggaaagaatttgggtgaggaatgttaaatttacac
Above is a window of Ahaetulla prasina isolate Xishuangbanna chromosome 4, ASM2864084v1, whole genome shotgun sequence DNA encoding:
- the GBX1 gene encoding homeobox protein GBX-1, producing MSAEAGRHPFPLPCHFLPPRPPARPLLADSASQAPGRQREERRGGGSVEGLRPSDQRRKASRRASTGAGAPGHSGDSGGGSTKPVSAGRVRAAAMQRPSSGQGAAFSIDSLIGHSPPAPRSGPLLYTGYPMFMPYRPLVLPHGPLQAATGLPPLAPLASFAGRLSNSFCASLGQAVPSMVALTTALPSFGEPPDGFYPSQELPVPGRSSTEPPCRRRSGAEELERGEVSPARDKGGPEPPLHFPDPFPGLADGKGAYSSDEDKADERAGEAGCGSEQDSSAEAESEEESFLEGPGGGGGPVPAKAKAKRGAGEQAAAAVPPAGAAAGPSSSSSGGPGKSRRRRTAFTSEQLLELEKEFHCKKYLSLTERSQIAHALKLSEVQVKIWFQNRRAKWKRIKAGNVSGRSGEPVRNPKIVVPIPVHVNRFAVRSQHQQLEQAQRP
- the ASB10 gene encoding ankyrin repeat and SOCS box protein 10; this translates as MARCPSFSSPSMKAFQELREEPRLGRGEGSEMARTLQSRRAHEDPLECRDPVVQNALYTGNLAEVQRHFSQRSAVNLLIHAEGQDLRWTSQKWGLWSLTYEQELTTPLHITASRGYLDCLRHLLLRGAEVDLAPGGQTALHAACGAATADCVQLLLSFGADPGAVSEGGFQPLHLCRNPGSSECARLLLSHGAVVNCESEEEGDTPLHVAARQGLAEHVRLFLSYGAALEAKNAEGETPLIAACALAHSAQAADAYYEVCRLLVEAGARVNAADRDRQRPLHQACKNANSRVVALLLAHGANVNIMSYSGNTALHNALQVAAYRLDHRPELVVRQLLNHGAVRVWPGALLKVLRHCCGSPRTVETLLNCYVRVPVTEAWQHAVPEELVHQHPRFFRSLFALGQGPRSLQHLARCALRSCLEGRLLQALPHLQLPSALHQFVLLRFEDVLY